A genomic segment from Armatimonadota bacterium encodes:
- the nuoH gene encoding NADH-quinone oxidoreductase subunit H translates to MEELLSNPWVVIPLRIIIVLGFVLTAVPGLVWLERRVLALMQIRKGPNRVGPAGLLQPVADGIKLFFKEDVLPERVDRFIYFLAPAGFLIPVLCATAVVPWGPDDRLTPIADVNIGILFLLAMTSLTVYGIVLAGWSSNNKYSLLGGLRASAQTISYELGMGLSIIAVVLMSGSLSMRDIVANQQGDWGMLHWHLFRFFPLGLIATGIFLVSMLAETNRAPFDLPEAESELIAGYHTEYSSMKFAMFFMGEYASMITISAVMVTLFFGGWLSPLPFAPFTWIPGPVWFLLKLGVFIYFFIWVRATLPRLRYDMLMKLGWLRLLPTALVNLFLVAMILWWQK, encoded by the coding sequence GTGGAAGAGTTACTTTCTAACCCGTGGGTAGTCATACCGCTCCGGATCATCATTGTGCTCGGCTTCGTGCTGACGGCGGTACCGGGGCTGGTATGGCTGGAGCGGCGTGTACTGGCGCTCATGCAGATACGCAAAGGTCCGAATCGGGTGGGACCGGCTGGGTTGCTACAGCCCGTCGCCGACGGCATCAAGCTCTTCTTCAAAGAGGATGTTTTGCCGGAGCGGGTGGACCGGTTTATCTATTTTCTGGCGCCTGCGGGGTTCCTGATTCCGGTGCTCTGTGCGACGGCGGTGGTACCTTGGGGTCCCGACGACCGTTTGACGCCCATCGCGGATGTCAACATCGGCATCCTGTTCCTGCTGGCGATGACCTCTCTCACGGTGTATGGTATCGTGTTAGCGGGATGGTCGTCCAATAACAAGTATTCCTTGCTGGGCGGATTGCGTGCCTCCGCACAAACCATCTCCTACGAGCTGGGGATGGGATTGTCCATCATCGCGGTGGTTTTAATGTCAGGCTCGCTGTCGATGCGTGACATCGTGGCGAACCAGCAGGGGGATTGGGGCATGCTGCACTGGCACCTGTTCCGATTCTTCCCGCTGGGGCTCATCGCCACGGGAATCTTTCTGGTGTCTATGCTGGCAGAGACTAACCGCGCTCCGTTTGACTTGCCGGAAGCAGAAAGCGAGCTGATTGCGGGCTATCACACCGAGTACAGTAGCATGAAATTCGCCATGTTCTTCATGGGCGAGTATGCCAGCATGATTACCATCTCGGCGGTGATGGTGACGTTGTTCTTCGGGGGATGGCTTTCGCCTCTGCCCTTTGCGCCGTTCACGTGGATACCCGGTCCGGTGTGGTTCCTGCTCAAACTTGGGGTATTCATCTACTTCTTCATCTGGGTGCGGGCGACGCTGCCACGCCTGCGCTACGATATGCTGATGAAGCTGGGCTGGCTGCGCTTGTTACCGACGGCACTGGTCAACCTGTTTCTGGTAGCGATGATTCTCTGGTGGCAGAAGTAG
- the nuoF gene encoding NADH-quinone oxidoreductase subunit F, translating to MAELKVLFKDIDVPGIQTLEVYEQHGGYSALRKALGMTRQQVIDEVKASGVRGRGGAGFPAWIKWNGIPKDESKPHYVQCNADEGEPGTFKDRELMMRHPHQLIEGIVIAGYATLSKVGYIYIRGEYTEPARVMRRAIDEAYRAGYLGKNILGSGVDFDLYIHMGAGSYECGEESAMMSSIMGERGQPRLKFPHAPLPTIAGLWDCPTLINNVETLSCVPAIIRNGGAWYASMGTEKSTGTKIFSVSGHVNKPGNYEVEMGTPLMELLELAGGVKGKLKAVIPGGSSVPILPAEKCDVNLDYESLQAAGTMLGSGGFMVLNDTVCIVKFMRRTAAFYAHESCGKCTPCREGTRWMVKIFDRILAGGGRMEDIDLLLDICDQIDGRSYCALGDAAAWPIRASIKHYRHEYEYFIQHGRSLVEAEGKAVAT from the coding sequence ATGGCTGAGCTGAAAGTTCTGTTCAAGGATATCGATGTCCCGGGCATCCAGACGCTGGAGGTATACGAGCAACATGGCGGCTACAGTGCGCTGCGCAAAGCGCTGGGCATGACCCGCCAGCAGGTGATTGACGAGGTGAAGGCGTCAGGGGTGCGCGGGCGCGGCGGTGCAGGATTTCCTGCATGGATCAAGTGGAACGGCATCCCGAAGGACGAGAGCAAACCGCACTACGTGCAGTGCAACGCCGATGAGGGCGAGCCGGGCACTTTTAAGGACCGCGAGCTGATGATGCGCCATCCGCATCAGCTCATCGAGGGCATCGTTATCGCGGGCTACGCGACGCTCTCTAAGGTGGGTTACATCTACATCCGCGGGGAGTACACTGAACCCGCTCGGGTGATGCGCCGCGCTATCGACGAGGCGTATCGTGCCGGTTATCTGGGCAAGAACATCCTCGGCAGCGGGGTGGATTTTGACCTGTATATCCACATGGGCGCGGGCTCCTACGAGTGCGGTGAGGAATCGGCGATGATGAGCTCCATTATGGGCGAGCGGGGACAGCCTCGTCTGAAGTTTCCGCACGCTCCCCTGCCTACCATCGCCGGACTGTGGGACTGTCCGACACTGATTAACAATGTGGAGACCCTTTCGTGTGTGCCCGCCATCATCCGCAACGGCGGCGCGTGGTACGCCTCGATGGGTACCGAGAAAAGCACCGGCACGAAGATTTTCTCCGTGAGCGGACACGTGAACAAGCCGGGCAACTACGAAGTGGAGATGGGCACGCCGCTGATGGAACTGCTGGAGCTGGCGGGTGGTGTGAAGGGCAAGCTGAAGGCGGTGATACCGGGCGGCTCATCTGTGCCCATCTTGCCTGCAGAGAAATGCGACGTGAACCTGGACTATGAATCGTTGCAGGCGGCGGGCACCATGTTGGGTTCCGGCGGATTCATGGTGTTGAATGATACGGTGTGCATCGTGAAGTTCATGCGGCGCACAGCTGCTTTCTACGCGCACGAGTCCTGCGGCAAGTGCACGCCCTGTCGGGAAGGTACGCGGTGGATGGTCAAAATCTTTGACCGCATCCTCGCGGGCGGTGGACGAATGGAGGACATCGATCTGCTGCTGGATATCTGCGATCAGATAGATGGGCGGTCGTACTGTGCGCTGGGCGATGCGGCAGCATGGCCCATCCGCGCCAGCATCAAGCACTACCGGCATGAGTACGAGTACTTCATCCAGCACGGACGATCGCTCGTGGAAGCGGAGGGGAAGGCGGTTGCCACGTAG
- a CDS encoding NADH-quinone oxidoreductase yields the protein MADQELVNIEINGIELQVPKGEMIIESAKRIGVDIPFFCYHPRLGKGQAANCRMCLVEVGTKQPDGSVRMMPKPQTSCSLPASQGLVVFTDTVAIQKARRGILEFLLINHPLDCPICDRGGECPLQNNTLFYGPGVSRFVEEKRHLPKAFPISDYVVLDRERCIHCARCTRFSQEISGDAQLDFLKRGADMMVSTFDDTEFTSRFSGNTIELCPVGALTSRVYRFRARPWDMKSQKSICTRCSNGCNIWLDYRPNRLVRVLGRENEAVNEEWTCDKGKFGHEYISSDRRLLSPLIRRDGKFVTASWVEVYQLIASRIRQAVQEHGAKAVGAIGGAHLSNEETYVLQKLMRAAIGTNNIDHRLERNQLAGGGTLLSRLGVPFAQNAIADIEKAKTVFIFGSELVDEQPIVFLRARKAWYRHGAKVVIAYPEVTETELRFDEPLVLRYREGTEIALVHGLLSLLLASGRAAIDGLTQDEQQALQEKLRAYTPEQVAMTTGIPEEHLRGAAELLGEGTVVLCGAKVRNHPDYAGLMDALVNLTVLTGNAEREDGGINILLPEVNSHGAADMGALPDRLPGYVPVDDEAARRQIESVWGGALPADPGMSTQEMLEAAARGQMQVLYIVGEDPVQKYYDTELAQRALENAGFVIVQDLFLTESAQYADVVLPAASVAEKEGTFTNTERRVQRFWKALGSPSPEVKPDLNIFAELAVYLGKPIPVFSAEQVMEEIGKVFPAYTVCRYDDMPAEGVRVPVGSAGQRPAAREQVRATQ from the coding sequence ATGGCAGACCAGGAACTGGTGAACATAGAGATTAACGGCATCGAACTGCAGGTGCCCAAGGGGGAAATGATTATCGAGTCCGCCAAGCGCATTGGCGTGGACATCCCCTTCTTTTGCTATCACCCCCGGCTGGGCAAGGGGCAGGCGGCGAACTGCCGCATGTGCCTGGTGGAGGTAGGAACCAAACAACCCGATGGCTCGGTGCGCATGATGCCCAAGCCGCAAACGTCGTGCAGTTTGCCTGCTAGTCAGGGGTTGGTGGTCTTCACCGACACGGTGGCGATCCAGAAGGCGCGAAGAGGCATTCTGGAGTTCTTGTTGATTAACCATCCGCTGGACTGCCCGATATGTGACCGTGGTGGCGAGTGCCCCCTGCAGAACAACACATTGTTCTACGGTCCCGGCGTCTCGCGCTTCGTGGAGGAGAAACGCCATCTGCCCAAAGCCTTCCCCATCAGCGATTATGTGGTGCTGGACCGCGAGCGGTGCATCCACTGCGCCCGTTGTACGCGATTCTCTCAAGAGATTTCCGGCGATGCCCAGCTGGACTTCCTGAAGCGCGGCGCGGACATGATGGTCAGCACCTTTGATGACACCGAGTTCACCTCACGCTTTTCGGGCAACACCATCGAGCTGTGTCCTGTCGGTGCGCTCACCAGCCGGGTGTACCGCTTCCGTGCTCGTCCGTGGGATATGAAGTCGCAGAAGAGCATCTGTACCCGCTGTTCCAACGGGTGTAACATCTGGCTGGACTACCGCCCGAACCGATTGGTGCGCGTCTTGGGGCGCGAGAACGAGGCGGTCAACGAGGAGTGGACGTGCGACAAAGGCAAGTTCGGACATGAATACATCAGCAGTGACCGGCGGCTGCTCAGTCCGCTCATCCGCAGGGATGGCAAGTTTGTCACAGCGAGCTGGGTGGAGGTGTACCAGCTGATTGCCTCGCGGATACGGCAGGCGGTGCAGGAACATGGAGCGAAAGCGGTGGGCGCCATTGGAGGGGCGCATCTTTCCAACGAGGAAACGTACGTGCTGCAGAAGCTCATGCGCGCGGCAATAGGCACCAACAATATCGACCATCGTCTGGAGCGCAACCAGCTGGCTGGCGGCGGCACGCTGCTGTCGCGACTGGGCGTGCCCTTCGCACAAAATGCCATCGCTGACATCGAGAAAGCAAAGACGGTGTTCATCTTTGGCTCGGAGCTGGTGGACGAACAGCCCATTGTGTTCTTGCGAGCACGCAAGGCGTGGTATCGGCATGGCGCCAAGGTCGTGATCGCCTACCCTGAGGTGACCGAAACCGAGCTGCGCTTCGACGAGCCGCTGGTGCTGCGCTATCGTGAGGGAACCGAAATCGCGCTGGTTCATGGGTTGCTCTCTCTGTTGCTGGCTTCGGGCAGGGCGGCGATAGATGGACTGACACAGGATGAACAGCAGGCTTTGCAGGAGAAACTCCGCGCGTACACGCCCGAACAGGTAGCGATGACAACGGGCATCCCAGAGGAGCATCTGCGAGGAGCGGCGGAGTTGCTGGGCGAGGGCACAGTGGTCCTCTGCGGTGCGAAGGTACGCAACCATCCTGACTACGCCGGACTGATGGATGCGCTGGTGAACCTGACTGTGCTGACCGGCAACGCGGAGCGTGAGGATGGCGGAATAAACATCCTGCTGCCTGAGGTGAACTCGCATGGTGCGGCGGATATGGGCGCATTGCCCGATAGGCTGCCCGGATATGTGCCGGTAGATGACGAGGCAGCACGCCGGCAAATAGAGAGTGTTTGGGGGGGGGCCCTACCTGCCGATCCCGGCATGAGCACGCAGGAGATGCTGGAAGCCGCCGCGCGGGGACAGATGCAGGTGCTGTACATCGTGGGCGAGGACCCGGTGCAGAAGTACTACGACACTGAGCTGGCGCAACGCGCTCTGGAGAATGCCGGTTTTGTTATCGTGCAGGATCTGTTCCTGACCGAGAGTGCGCAGTATGCGGACGTGGTGCTGCCTGCGGCGAGCGTGGCGGAGAAAGAGGGTACTTTCACCAACACCGAACGGCGTGTGCAGCGGTTCTGGAAGGCTCTCGGATCGCCTTCGCCAGAGGTCAAGCCCGACCTGAACATCTTCGCGGAACTGGCGGTGTATTTGGGCAAGCCGATACCTGTTTTCTCCGCAGAGCAGGTGATGGAGGAAATCGGGAAGGTGTTCCCGGCGTACACGGTGTGTCGCTACGACGATATGCCTGCGGAAGGGGTTCGCGTGCCTGTTGGGTCTGCGGGACAGAGACCGGCTGCCCGGGAACAGGTCAGGGCGACACAGTAG